One genomic region from Sulfurimonas sp. encodes:
- a CDS encoding di-trans,poly-cis-decaprenylcistransferase — translation MNRAKHIAIIMDGNGRWAELQDKKRVKGHEEGAKVVKNITTYCSNNPDIERLTLYAFSTENWKRPRLEVEFLMKLLQRYLKNELPVYLKNNVRFEPIGDIRAFSKSLQKTINEVKEKTAHCDGLVQSLALNYGAQDEIVRAINKLKNDEDSITEAMLSNALDAKHSVDLLIRTGGDHRLSNFLLWQVAYAELFFVDTLWPDFSTQDLEKIIKKFTKIERRFGGLK, via the coding sequence ATGAATAGAGCAAAACATATAGCCATCATCATGGATGGAAATGGTCGTTGGGCTGAACTTCAAGATAAAAAAAGAGTAAAAGGGCATGAGGAAGGGGCAAAGGTTGTGAAAAATATCACAACTTACTGCTCAAACAACCCTGATATAGAACGATTAACACTATATGCTTTTTCAACTGAAAACTGGAAAAGACCTCGTTTAGAAGTTGAGTTTTTAATGAAACTTTTACAAAGATACCTAAAAAATGAACTTCCTGTTTATCTAAAAAATAATGTTAGATTTGAGCCTATTGGTGATATAAGAGCTTTTTCAAAGTCTTTGCAAAAGACTATAAATGAAGTAAAAGAAAAAACCGCCCATTGTGATGGTTTAGTTCAGTCTTTAGCCCTAAACTATGGCGCACAAGACGAGATAGTAAGAGCAATAAATAAACTTAAAAATGATGAAGACAGCATAACAGAAGCGATGCTCAGTAATGCCCTAGATGCTAAACATAGTGTTGATTTACTTATCCGAACTGGTGGTGACCATAGACTTTCTAACTTTTTACTTTGGCAAGTGGCTTATGCAGAATTATTTTTTGTAGATACGCTTTGGCCTGATTTCTCGACACAAGACTTAGAAAAAATTATAAAAAAATTTACAAAAATTGAACGCCGTTTTGGAGGTTTAAAATGA